Within the Cydia pomonella isolate Wapato2018A chromosome 3, ilCydPomo1, whole genome shotgun sequence genome, the region gCATTCCTGGGAATAAATTCTTCGgcaaaatttaatttgattggcctaattcattatatgtataatataataagatataaataaattaagaatattATGGTATCCAGACAATTCTTTTTGTGTTACAATGTAGGTACAGATAAAACGCATGAATGACAGACTATGGATAATTGATAATGAATGTGTTACGGCAGTGAACTTATACGGCACAGTACgttacatttttatatggacATTGGTTAGCATTTTAAGGCAACGCggtatttgacatgtaaacttttaaGCAGTGTACCAGTGTATACGGTAAGAAATAGCAAGCGAAATTTATGTCACAAATAATAACGCcttgaattaaataaatcctGCTTGCACGGTATAAATTTCGACCCGATTAAAACAAGCGCGTGCTTCAGATTTCTTCAGAgtccattttaaaaatgaatgTACAGTCGAAGGGCACAAAAGCTCTCAAAGATGAAAAGCGGAGCGAGGATCGGCCAGGGCGTGCTTGGGGCGGGCGGGAAGGACGAGTGGTGTGTAGAGACTCACGTGTGCAGCGCCCGGTCAGTGCGGGGCGGCGAGCACAAGCGAGAGCGCGGCCACGAGCGCGCCGCGCGGCGCGGCCAGCCCGGCCGCCGCCGCACCGCCTGCGCACACGCCGCGTCAGCGCTCAGCCCGGGGCCGCGCCGCGACGAGCCCGCTCGGACGCATACCCGGCGTCCGGTAACAGGTCTTACTCTAGGCTTTGTCGGAATTCGCTTTaaaggagcgctttttcagtcgggcATGCGTACGAGTGGAGCGGCAGCGGATGGGAGCGACTCGTGACAGCGCACCCGCGTCAGAAGGCGCTCGGAAGGAGCGATTCTGCCGACGAGTAGCGGCGCGGGCCCCGGGCCCCATAGTGCGATGACTCAATGCAAGCTTTGTCCCATTTCAGTAAAAAACGGTAACGACTCCGAATAATTGTACTAAGAACATTTTGGCTCTAATGATAGACtcaaaagtacaataaaatagaaatttagACTTAGGACAGCGTCACGCGCGAGATCGGAACTCTCCTGAGTCATCACAGTATTCTAGAAAGAGATAACATATAGAAAATTTAGGttgaaataattatgaaatatataACGTGTTCATGTTAATACATTTAGATGCGATTAAAATATCCTATGAAAGGGAGCGTAGTTCGTAAATAAAAAATCCGTAATCTTGCAACATAGTCAATATATTCTGCTAGTCCATCAACAATATATATTCTATCGGTATTTCTGAAACGTCGCCTAAGGCCAACTACACCTACCCTACTCTACGCTACGCAACAGCGGTCACAACACCCGGAGACAAAGATTGCATTGAACCACCGATACTGAGAAGATAAGTAGATACAGTGAACATAACATTATTCATGATACtttagaaataattaattgtcAATTCTACTACAGTGTTGAGATACAACATCTTATAATGATAGAGAAGAAAGCGAGAGTAAGCAGCAGCGGAGAGCGCTGGCGCGCGGCCCTGCTCACTCCACTTAAGATTCAACAAGCTACATTCATCGTTATGAtataaatagatagataattttataattttcctAGTATGCGACGACAAATGCAACAGTGTAGATACAATTCATACATAAGTGGGAATGCAAAGTGCGGTGCCAATCGTTAGTTAACAATTAAACTTTactattaacattttataaaatctgTTAAATTGTTAAATGTTTATACGTACCTAAtgtgtaattaaatataaataatactctAAATAACAATTCCTTACATAAGTTAATTCTATCTACCGACTTATCCTAGAAACatagttttttaataagtataagtTATGTACTTAATTTGGT harbors:
- the LOC133516664 gene encoding protein FAM246C-like; this translates as MGPGARAATRRQNRSFRAPSDAGALSRVAPIRCRSTPLTRRVRRRCGGGRAGRAARRARGRALACARRPALTGRCTRGGGDAPAEGFAWWWALLAGGALAAAGAAAWCRRRRPRRPPPPPRPPPRPRAPQACAARLAAPRDTV